One stretch of Halapricum desulfuricans DNA includes these proteins:
- a CDS encoding electron transfer flavoprotein subunit beta/FixA family protein, with amino-acid sequence MTDGWNIVVCVKQVPDADDVSIDPETGRLNRSDAEAVMNAPDYNAVEAALELRDEVGGTVTALSMGPPNADAVLRVAVGMGADDGVLLSDPAFGGSDTWPTSLALARGAEELDADVVFGGEETTDSSTGQVPPGIAAHNGWAQLTYVEGLEPRPDEGRLVAKRDVEGGYERVAAELPVVVAMGFGENDPRPAGLHRKIYAETDFEPETWTAEDLGVEDEVGLAVSPTQVGGMDTADPVPREQEVLEDTEELAEQIAEVV; translated from the coding sequence ATGACAGATGGATGGAACATAGTCGTCTGCGTCAAACAGGTACCGGACGCGGACGACGTCTCGATAGACCCGGAGACGGGACGGTTGAATCGCTCCGACGCCGAGGCCGTGATGAACGCGCCGGACTACAACGCGGTCGAGGCGGCGCTGGAACTACGCGACGAGGTCGGTGGCACGGTGACGGCCCTCTCGATGGGGCCGCCGAACGCCGACGCGGTGTTGCGCGTGGCCGTCGGGATGGGCGCTGACGACGGCGTCCTCCTGTCGGACCCGGCCTTCGGCGGTAGCGACACCTGGCCGACGAGCCTGGCGCTTGCTCGCGGGGCCGAGGAGCTTGATGCGGATGTCGTCTTCGGTGGTGAGGAGACGACCGACTCCTCGACCGGGCAGGTCCCGCCGGGGATCGCCGCGCACAACGGCTGGGCGCAACTCACCTACGTCGAGGGCCTCGAGCCACGGCCCGACGAGGGGCGGCTGGTCGCCAAGCGAGACGTCGAGGGCGGCTACGAGCGCGTCGCCGCCGAACTCCCCGTCGTCGTCGCGATGGGATTCGGCGAGAACGATCCCCGCCCGGCGGGACTGCACCGGAAGATCTACGCCGAGACCGACTTCGAGCCAGAGACCTGGACGGCCGAGGACCTCGGCGTCGAGGACGAGGTCGGGTTAGCCGTCTCCCCCACGCAGGTCGGCGGGATGGACACGGCAGACCCGGTCCCGCGCGAACAGGAGGTCCTCGAGGACACCGAGGAACTCGCCGAACAGATCGCGGAGGTGGTCTAG
- a CDS encoding GNAT family N-acetyltransferase, with translation MTDATIRRFEPADSDAVLALNERAMAAEGTDPEDVPGIDDLRRIESEYLDSGGEFLVADLDGDVVGMGGLTIDGEVAEAFRMRVDPAYQHRGIGSALLDRLEQAARDRGATRLLAETARRQRAATEFYPAHGFEERGRRSFGEYELISFEKSL, from the coding sequence ATGACCGACGCCACGATCCGCCGGTTCGAGCCCGCCGATAGCGACGCTGTGCTGGCGCTGAACGAGCGAGCGATGGCCGCCGAGGGGACCGACCCCGAGGACGTGCCCGGGATCGACGACCTCCGTCGGATCGAGTCCGAGTATCTCGATTCGGGCGGCGAGTTCCTGGTCGCCGACCTCGACGGCGATGTTGTCGGGATGGGCGGGCTCACCATCGACGGCGAGGTTGCCGAGGCGTTCCGGATGCGCGTCGATCCCGCCTATCAGCACCGCGGGATCGGCTCGGCGCTGCTGGACCGGCTGGAGCAGGCCGCCCGCGATCGCGGTGCGACGCGACTGCTCGCGGAGACGGCTCGCCGCCAGCGGGCGGCCACGGAGTTCTACCCGGCCCACGGCTTCGAAGAACGGGGCCGACGGTCGTTCGGCGAATACGAACTGATCAGCTTCGAGAAATCGCTATAG
- a CDS encoding cysteine hydrolase family protein, whose translation MQLDPDATAVVVVDMQNGFCHPDGSLYAPGSEEAIEPCAELVDRAREAGATVVFTRDVHPPEQFEDAHYYDEFERWGEHVLEGSWEAQFVEELDPDDADLLVEKHTYDAFYQTELEGWLNARGIDDLVIVGTLANVCVLHTASSAGLRDYRPILLEDAVGAIEDDHREYALEHAEFLFGEVTTREDVEFA comes from the coding sequence ATGCAACTTGACCCAGACGCGACCGCGGTCGTCGTGGTCGACATGCAGAACGGGTTCTGTCATCCCGACGGAAGTCTCTACGCGCCCGGCAGCGAGGAGGCGATCGAGCCCTGTGCCGAACTGGTCGACCGAGCCCGCGAGGCGGGAGCGACCGTCGTGTTCACCCGGGATGTCCATCCGCCCGAGCAGTTCGAGGACGCCCACTACTACGACGAGTTCGAGCGCTGGGGCGAGCACGTGCTGGAAGGCTCCTGGGAGGCCCAGTTCGTCGAGGAGCTCGACCCCGACGACGCGGACCTGCTCGTCGAGAAACACACCTACGACGCCTTCTATCAGACCGAGCTGGAAGGATGGCTGAATGCCCGCGGTATCGACGATCTGGTGATCGTCGGCACGCTGGCGAACGTCTGCGTCCTGCATACAGCTTCCAGCGCCGGACTGCGCGACTACCGGCCGATCCTGCTCGAGGACGCTGTCGGCGCGATCGAGGACGACCACCGCGAGTACGCGCTGGAACACGCCGAGTTCCTGTTCGGCGAGGTCACCACGCGCGAGGACGTCGAGTTCGCGTGA
- a CDS encoding FAD-dependent oxidoreductase, which translates to MSETPNYDNMYDAIVVGAGLAGSTAALTMARDGLDVIMIERGPSPGTKNVFGGVLYTPRIRELTDFEDAPKERYVAKKTYSMLSEEGDETSMSIAPSTWREEPHNDSWMVLRRDFDEWFAEQAVDAGATLITETTVTDLIEDNGEIVGVETDRPDGELRAPVVVLAEGANSLVSEAADLKDRDDRDNVAVSVKEVRKYDREKIEDRFHLDGDAGLAAHYFGDGACGDAVGGGFLYTNKRTVSIGVVYSIEDAARTDQTPDEVLEEFKQHPAVAPLVRGGRMVEYSAHAIPEGGPDSMPELVHDGAVIVGDAAGLVLNSGIHLEGTNMAVESGYHAGRAVADALAQGRTDAAALASYETDLRDSYVVENLDHYGWFMDTAAEEKEFLFDDLPRALGEAGDAYFKMDNTPKDEHVSEAKSRILDATGGWLGAAKKAWKFRKMLS; encoded by the coding sequence ATGAGCGAGACTCCGAACTACGATAACATGTACGACGCAATCGTCGTCGGCGCGGGACTGGCCGGGTCGACGGCCGCACTGACGATGGCTCGCGACGGACTGGACGTGATCATGATCGAGCGCGGTCCGTCACCGGGCACGAAGAACGTCTTCGGCGGCGTGCTGTACACGCCCCGGATCCGCGAACTGACGGACTTCGAGGACGCGCCGAAGGAACGGTACGTCGCGAAAAAGACCTACAGCATGCTCAGCGAGGAGGGCGACGAGACCTCGATGTCGATCGCGCCCTCCACCTGGCGCGAGGAGCCGCACAACGACTCCTGGATGGTCCTGCGCCGGGACTTCGACGAGTGGTTCGCCGAGCAGGCCGTCGACGCGGGCGCGACGCTGATCACCGAGACGACGGTCACGGACCTGATCGAAGACAACGGTGAGATCGTCGGCGTCGAGACCGATCGACCGGACGGCGAGTTGCGCGCGCCCGTGGTCGTCCTCGCGGAGGGTGCTAACTCGCTGGTCAGCGAGGCCGCCGATCTCAAAGATCGGGACGACCGGGACAACGTCGCCGTCTCGGTCAAGGAGGTCCGCAAGTACGACCGCGAGAAGATCGAAGACCGCTTCCACCTCGACGGCGATGCCGGCCTGGCCGCACACTACTTCGGCGACGGGGCCTGCGGCGACGCGGTCGGCGGCGGCTTCCTGTACACCAACAAGCGAACCGTCTCGATCGGCGTCGTCTACTCGATCGAGGACGCCGCTCGTACCGATCAGACGCCCGACGAAGTGCTCGAGGAGTTCAAACAGCACCCCGCGGTCGCGCCGCTGGTCCGCGGCGGCCGGATGGTCGAGTATTCGGCTCACGCCATCCCGGAAGGCGGCCCGGACTCGATGCCCGAACTGGTCCACGACGGTGCAGTCATCGTCGGCGACGCCGCCGGACTGGTGTTGAACAGCGGGATCCACCTCGAAGGGACGAACATGGCCGTCGAGAGCGGCTACCACGCCGGCCGGGCCGTCGCCGACGCGCTCGCACAGGGCCGGACCGACGCGGCCGCCCTGGCCAGCTACGAGACCGACCTCCGCGACTCGTACGTCGTCGAGAACCTCGATCACTACGGCTGGTTCATGGACACCGCGGCCGAGGAGAAGGAGTTCCTGTTCGACGACCTGCCGCGGGCGCTCGGCGAGGCCGGCGACGCTTACTTCAAGATGGACAACACACCGAAAGACGAGCACGTCTCGGAAGCCAAGAGCCGTATCCTCGATGCGACCGGCGGCTGGCTCGGCGCCGCGAAAAAGGCCTGGAAGTTCCGCAAAATGCTATCGTAA
- a CDS encoding Hvo_1808 family surface protein, whose amino-acid sequence MHTRLAVVAVLLAVAVVSIGAVGGAAPASESAFAQSSNDTADEAPPDPETDRLGWEDGRWYNESIDVTPEDGLNDTELEAVVARGMARVEHVRQLEFEETPPVEVISRDEFREETGSRYGNVTESQRLAENVYYEALLMVDESTDAVGVQQSNTAGGVGGYYDPASGEIKIVSENTDTPQMNEITLSQELFHALQDQKFNISSFNQSTQELHNARDGIIEGDGNYVDYLYQQHCENEWDGECIMPEDGGTPSDFDPHLGLYQIQLQPYSDGPAFVSDLHEEEGWEAVNEVYENPPASTEQTIHPDKYGADAPTDVTVEDTSSEDWRPLDVANGTDYESFGEAGLYVTLWYPGYESQGQTQIIQYNNHLNLDGQSLDEIDPYNYEHPYTAGWDGDRLVPYVTDDSFETNETGYVYETVWDTESDAAEFLDGYEQLLEYRGAEPVQANESTYRIADGERFDDAFYVEQDGANVTIVNGPSVAALSDVRAGAAPANETDPGDDTPTDEPTDTPTDEPTDTATDEPTDSPSETTTETGDGFGPGFGVLAAALATIAVALVAARRL is encoded by the coding sequence ATGCACACGCGACTTGCCGTGGTGGCGGTGCTGCTGGCCGTTGCCGTCGTCTCGATCGGCGCGGTCGGTGGGGCTGCCCCGGCGTCCGAGAGCGCGTTCGCACAGTCTTCGAACGACACCGCCGACGAGGCACCACCCGATCCCGAGACGGATCGTCTCGGCTGGGAGGACGGCCGCTGGTACAACGAGTCGATCGACGTGACGCCCGAGGACGGCCTCAACGACACCGAACTCGAGGCCGTCGTAGCACGGGGGATGGCCCGCGTCGAGCACGTCCGACAGCTGGAGTTCGAGGAGACGCCGCCGGTCGAGGTCATCAGCCGCGACGAGTTCCGCGAGGAGACCGGCAGTCGCTACGGGAACGTCACCGAGAGTCAGCGACTCGCCGAGAACGTCTACTACGAGGCGCTGCTGATGGTCGACGAATCGACCGATGCGGTCGGCGTCCAGCAGTCGAACACCGCCGGCGGCGTCGGGGGGTACTACGATCCAGCGAGCGGCGAGATCAAGATCGTCTCCGAGAACACGGACACGCCCCAGATGAACGAGATCACCCTCTCACAGGAACTGTTCCACGCGCTGCAGGACCAGAAGTTCAACATCTCGTCGTTCAACCAGTCGACACAGGAACTGCACAACGCCAGAGACGGCATCATCGAGGGCGACGGCAACTACGTCGACTACCTGTATCAGCAGCACTGTGAGAACGAGTGGGACGGGGAGTGCATCATGCCCGAAGACGGCGGGACGCCGTCCGATTTCGACCCCCATCTTGGACTGTATCAGATCCAGCTCCAGCCCTACAGTGACGGTCCCGCGTTCGTCAGCGACCTCCACGAAGAGGAGGGCTGGGAGGCAGTGAACGAGGTCTACGAGAACCCACCGGCCTCGACCGAGCAGACGATCCACCCCGACAAATACGGTGCGGACGCGCCGACGGACGTGACCGTCGAGGACACCTCGAGCGAGGACTGGCGGCCGCTGGATGTCGCGAACGGAACCGACTACGAGTCCTTCGGCGAGGCCGGACTGTACGTGACGCTGTGGTATCCGGGCTACGAGAGCCAGGGACAGACGCAAATCATTCAATACAATAACCACCTGAACCTCGACGGCCAGTCTCTCGACGAGATCGACCCGTACAACTACGAGCACCCCTACACTGCGGGCTGGGACGGTGACAGACTCGTCCCGTACGTGACCGACGACAGCTTCGAGACCAACGAGACCGGCTACGTCTACGAGACGGTCTGGGACACGGAGAGTGATGCCGCCGAGTTCCTCGACGGGTACGAACAACTGCTCGAGTACCGCGGGGCCGAGCCCGTCCAGGCCAACGAGAGTACTTACCGGATCGCCGACGGCGAGCGATTCGATGACGCCTTCTACGTCGAACAGGACGGGGCGAACGTGACGATCGTCAACGGCCCGTCCGTCGCGGCGCTTTCGGATGTCCGTGCCGGCGCTGCGCCGGCGAACGAGACCGATCCCGGTGACGACACGCCCACGGACGAACCGACTGATACGCCCACGGACGAACCGACTGACACGGCCACGGACGAACCCACGGATTCGCCAAGCGAGACCACGACCGAGACTGGCGACGGGTTCGGCCCCGGCTTCGGCGTCCTCGCCGCGGCGCTCGCGACGATCGCGGTCGCGCTGGTAGCGGCCCGCCGGCTGTAG
- a CDS encoding electron transfer flavoprotein subunit alpha/FixB family protein, which translates to MAATSDSGVDIEEYDDVWVFVEQHDGEVASVTWELLSKGRDLADERGEDLVALVMGEDIDETDIPQQCIARGADRVLVADDPVFEPYRSDPYGEQFRHLVETRKPAVALIGGTHTGRDFAGRVAVPTHAGLTADCTELEMEDGRYEMRRPAFGGDALATIICPEHRPQMSTVRPGVFPAAEPDEDRDGEIEDVEVVVDESETMTEVLDREVGDVADITDADVVVAGGMGVEGDFEPLWELAEMLDGEVAATRDAVEEGWIEPARQVGQTGKTVRPKLYIAAGISGAIQHLEGMDDSETVIAINTDPNAPIFDNADYGIVGDLHEVVPELIEYFEEHEEAIPA; encoded by the coding sequence ATGGCGGCAACGAGCGACAGCGGCGTCGACATCGAGGAGTACGACGACGTCTGGGTGTTCGTCGAGCAGCACGACGGCGAGGTTGCGAGCGTTACCTGGGAACTGCTGAGCAAGGGCCGTGACCTGGCCGACGAGCGCGGCGAGGACCTCGTCGCGCTGGTGATGGGCGAAGACATCGACGAGACGGACATTCCCCAGCAGTGTATCGCTCGCGGTGCGGACAGGGTGCTCGTCGCCGACGATCCGGTGTTCGAACCGTATCGATCCGACCCCTACGGCGAGCAGTTCCGTCACCTCGTCGAGACGCGCAAGCCAGCGGTCGCGTTGATCGGCGGGACCCACACCGGGCGGGACTTCGCCGGTCGGGTCGCGGTGCCGACCCACGCCGGACTGACCGCCGACTGTACCGAACTGGAGATGGAAGACGGTCGCTACGAGATGCGCCGGCCGGCCTTCGGCGGGGACGCGCTGGCGACGATCATCTGTCCCGAGCACCGCCCGCAGATGTCGACCGTCAGGCCGGGCGTGTTCCCGGCAGCGGAACCCGACGAGGACCGCGACGGAGAAATCGAGGACGTCGAAGTCGTCGTCGACGAGTCGGAGACGATGACCGAGGTGCTCGACCGCGAGGTCGGCGACGTCGCCGACATCACTGACGCGGACGTCGTCGTCGCCGGCGGGATGGGTGTCGAGGGCGACTTCGAGCCGCTGTGGGAGCTGGCCGAGATGCTCGACGGCGAGGTCGCGGCGACCCGCGACGCCGTCGAGGAAGGCTGGATCGAGCCCGCCCGGCAGGTCGGCCAGACCGGAAAGACGGTCCGGCCGAAGCTGTACATCGCGGCCGGGATCTCCGGCGCGATCCAGCACCTCGAAGGGATGGACGACAGCGAGACGGTGATCGCGATCAACACCGATCCCAACGCGCCGATCTTCGACAACGCCGACTACGGTATCGTCGGGGACCTCCACGAGGTCGTCCCCGAGTTGATCGAGTACTTCGAGGAGCACGAGGAGGCGATTCCGGCATGA
- the glmU gene encoding bifunctional sugar-1-phosphate nucleotidylyltransferase/acetyltransferase, which produces MVDTAVVLAAGEGTRLRPLTRNRPKPMLPAANRPILEHVLDALVDAGARQIVIVVGYKRDRVQDHFGPTYRDVPITYARQDKQLGTGHALLQAREHVEGSMLVVNGDGLVDATLVQDVCTAFDRGDGEPTLAVLEGPDARQYGAVTLRGEFIQEIIEKPQTDEYRLINAGIYAFDDDIFEAIDETPRTDGELALTDTLARELERRRVRGVETDGLWVDATYPWDLLVVASETLRHGLADEPERDDRVWVDETATVHEDATLQPPVVVGPDCEIGPGAVVGPHSALGRNVTIGANATVSKTVLDVDTRVEVGSTLLDTVAGQNVRLGPGSVVSGGPADVRVGNEIFEDEALGAVIADRVRADGNVGFAPGSLVGPNAHLDTGVTVDGQVRENAEVRR; this is translated from the coding sequence ATGGTCGATACCGCCGTCGTGCTGGCCGCCGGCGAAGGGACGCGATTGCGGCCGCTCACGCGCAACCGTCCCAAGCCGATGCTTCCCGCTGCGAACCGTCCGATCCTCGAACACGTGCTCGACGCGCTCGTCGACGCGGGGGCGAGACAGATCGTCATCGTCGTCGGATACAAGCGCGACCGCGTACAGGATCACTTCGGGCCGACGTATCGTGACGTCCCGATCACCTACGCCCGACAGGACAAACAGCTCGGAACGGGCCACGCGCTGTTGCAGGCGCGCGAACACGTCGAGGGATCGATGCTCGTCGTAAACGGGGACGGCCTCGTCGACGCGACGCTCGTCCAGGACGTCTGTACGGCCTTCGATCGCGGGGACGGCGAGCCGACGCTGGCAGTACTGGAAGGGCCGGACGCCCGCCAGTACGGAGCGGTCACCCTCCGGGGGGAGTTCATTCAGGAGATCATCGAGAAACCGCAGACCGACGAGTACCGGCTGATCAACGCCGGAATCTACGCGTTCGACGACGACATCTTCGAGGCGATCGACGAGACGCCCCGCACGGACGGCGAGCTCGCGCTGACGGACACGCTGGCGCGGGAACTCGAACGGCGACGAGTCCGGGGCGTCGAGACCGACGGCCTGTGGGTCGACGCCACCTATCCGTGGGACCTGCTCGTCGTCGCGTCGGAGACTCTCAGGCACGGGCTGGCCGACGAACCCGAACGCGACGATCGCGTCTGGGTCGACGAGACGGCGACCGTCCACGAGGACGCGACGCTCCAGCCGCCGGTCGTGGTCGGGCCGGACTGTGAGATCGGTCCCGGTGCCGTCGTCGGCCCCCATAGCGCGCTCGGGCGCAACGTCACGATCGGGGCGAACGCGACGGTCTCGAAGACCGTGCTGGACGTGGACACGCGCGTCGAGGTCGGTTCGACGCTGCTGGATACGGTCGCCGGCCAGAACGTCCGACTCGGTCCGGGCTCCGTCGTCTCCGGCGGCCCGGCCGACGTCCGGGTCGGCAACGAAATATTCGAGGACGAGGCACTGGGGGCCGTGATCGCGGACCGGGTCAGAGCCGATGGCAACGTCGGGTTCGCGCCCGGATCGCTCGTCGGACCGAACGCCCATCTCGACACCGGCGTGACGGTCGACGGGCAGGTGCGAGAGAACGCGGAGGTGCGTCGCTGA
- a CDS encoding ferredoxin family protein — protein sequence MSIKTPSVPDTPEVERETIEDRLYTVKYSDSGESHLDVKVEGICEEKCTNYECVNACPADVWRAEEGGVPTIAYENCLECGTCRFACPHGNVEWEYPENGNGVSYKFG from the coding sequence ATGAGTATCAAAACCCCATCCGTTCCGGACACCCCGGAGGTAGAGCGCGAGACCATTGAAGACCGCCTGTACACGGTCAAATACAGCGACAGCGGTGAGTCCCACCTCGACGTCAAAGTCGAGGGGATCTGCGAGGAGAAGTGCACGAACTACGAGTGTGTCAACGCCTGTCCCGCCGACGTCTGGCGGGCCGAGGAGGGCGGCGTGCCGACGATCGCCTACGAGAACTGCCTCGAGTGTGGCACCTGCCGGTTCGCCTGCCCGCACGGTAACGTCGAGTGGGAGTACCCCGAAAACGGGAACGGGGTTTCCTACAAGTTCGGGTAG